From Tiliqua scincoides isolate rTilSci1 chromosome 2, rTilSci1.hap2, whole genome shotgun sequence, the proteins below share one genomic window:
- the LOC136641092 gene encoding E3 ubiquitin-protein ligase Topors-like: protein MGTIDDLMRQLGIRRSSHPGGISLGQIREQVTIKFRRALYQSGVRIRNVHSGGLYRDISADFFHRNSAHLNRLVPWLKRELRVLCGTHASLINNIQHIILNNITIYDLDSPALADIMRPHLLHYTNHFLHEFISFARSPFNIKAYDWRACYDIPSPVHDDGFQSYSSFTTSSSEEEEEVEEGDTDDSYENEREDTQSVSSAEEGPWDADIQGSTSSNFNHTLDQFFLPFGPSAGKVIAPQGQERSNMDQAPLQNTDIIATKTIQNKGEEIIVIKVLQPKTEDTVVIEHIAAGKIQN, encoded by the exons ATGGGAACAATTGATGACCTGATGAGGCAGCTTGGAATAAGGCGGTCATCTCACCCAGGAGGAATATCCCTTGGGCAAATTCGAGAACAGGTTACCATTAAGTTTCGGAGGGCCCTTTATCAATCCGGAGTGCGTATCAGGAATGTCCACAGTGGAGGGTTGTATCGGGATATATCGGCAGATTTTTTCCACAGGAATTCTGCTCATCTTAACCGGTTAGTTCCCTGGTTGAAACGAGAGCTGCGAGTGTTGTGTGGTACGCATGCATCGTTGATCAACAACATACAGCATATTATTTTGAATAACATAACTATTTATGATCTGGATAGCCCTGCACTTGCCGATATTATGCGACCTCATTTGCTCCATTACACCAATCACTTCTTGCATGAATTCATCAGTTTCGCTCGTTCCCCTTTCAACATTAAGGCCTACGACTGGCGAGCCTGTTACGACATTCCCTCTCCAGTGCATGATGATGGCTTCCAGTCCTATTCATCGTTTACAACATCATCttcagaagaagaggaagaggtggaggaaggggacacTGACGACTCCTATGAAAATGAGAGGGAAGATACACAATCAGTGTCAAGTGCTGAGGAAGGGCCTTGGGATGCTGACATCCAAGGATCAACAAGCTCCAATTTCAATCACACGCTGGAtcaattttttcttccttttggacCTTCAGCTGGAAAAGTG ATTGCACCTCAGGGGCAAGAAAGAAGTAACATGGATCAAGCCCCACTGCAGAATACAGACATCATTGCCACAAAGACGATCCAGAACAAAGGAGAGGAGATCATTGTCATTAAGGTGCTTCAGCCTAAAACAGAAGATACTGTGGTTATTGAGCACATTGCG GCTGGAAAGATCCAAAATTAG